The Mustela nigripes isolate SB6536 chromosome 11, MUSNIG.SB6536, whole genome shotgun sequence genomic interval GGCGGCCCCAGGAGAAGCCCCGGCTGGCCAGGACGCACGTACTGTAGTCAAAGCGCTCCGGCTGGCTGGCCCGCCGCTGGGCCAGGAGGCCGCACTGCACCACCGTGTTGCCCTTGGAGAGTTCCAGGAGGGGGTGGGCGGTGGCAGGGTCTAGCTTGAGGGACTCCGGGGCTGAGAAAGATCAAAGAAGCGTTCTCAAGCTACACAGAAGGCAGCATATGCCGCCACAAAGAAGTCTGACTGGAGGCCCCGAGCTCCGCAGGGGAGGAACCGCAACGGCCCCTCCCTGTGTCTGAGCGCACTTCGAGGAAGGCTCCAGGCACAGAACACGCAACCCTAAGCATGTCTGCTGAGCACAAGAACAATTCCggaagggtggaaggaagggaCTGCCGTGAAGGAGGCGCTCTGGCTGAGGAAAAGGGCTgcaccaggggcgcctgagtggctcagcccaTGAAGTGTcccactcctgatttcagctcagctcatggtctcagggtctgagatcaagccctgtgtccggctccacgctcagcagggcgtccgtctgcttgggattctctctttctccctctacccctcccccaacttgagGGCTTGccctttaataaaatctttatttatttttttttttttataattacacAACTTGTCTTTAGCCAGTAAGAGCTGGAGCTGAGCTTGAACCCAGCATTTCTGGTGGAACCCCAAAGCCAAGCTCTCACCACTAACCCATGCAAATACCCTTCCCGGCTTCCGCGCGCCCCCTGCGGGGCAGTCCTCAGCAGAGAGAAGGGACGGAGCCTCACCTGGCAGAACCTTTCGGAAGAGCCTCTTCCACACGGTCAGCTTGATGTCAGCCTGGTGGAGGCCTGGCTTAAAGGAGATGGGGCTGAAGGTGCCCTCCAGAGGCCGGGCCTGCTGGAGCTCTGCGCTGAGGGGGACAGTTCACCATGATGGAGGAGCTGCACGCCAACCCCACCCCTTCACCCTTACCCAAGTCCAACAACGCAGCTCAGCAGACTGTGCACTCGAGATGCCGgtcacttcctcctctccccccaccctgagcGCCTGCTCCCTTCCTGGAAGGGGAAACACCACATCAGGGCAAGCGGGCCCAAGACCAGGAGTGTCACCTGGGGGCTCGCTAGAAATGCAAACTTCTCAGGTCGCATCCCAGAGCTGCTGAATCAGAAAGCGACGCCTGGAGCCCCATGATCGGATGTAATGAGCCCTCCAGGTGGTCGTGATGCACAGTAACGTTTGAGGACTACTGCCCTACCTTCCCTAAACTGGGCAACCCTAACCCTGGTCCCTAGCCACAGCTGGAGTGCACACCTGCTCCCAATCAGCTTCACTGTCCAATGTTCCTAACCCACCTGTCCTTAAGACTGAAGGACATTTGAAGAACCACGGAgacagcacctgggtggctcagtgggttaaggcctctgccttaagctcaggtcatgatcccaaagtcctgggatcgaaccccatgtcaggctctctgcttggcagggagcctgcttcctcctctctctctctgcctgcctctctgcctacttgtgatctctgtcaaatgaataaataaaatctttaaaaaaaaaaaagatagaaaaaccaCAGACACTCTCACAATCAGGGCCCGAAGAAGGCCAAGAACTGCGTGGTTATGCATTTCCTGGGACTAGAACATGGGTTCAACCCCTTCCCAGGAGCCATGGTTCAGGATTCGCGGCCCCTCCTTCCGGCTCTGACGTCTCCCATTCGTTGCCCGTTCTGCCCTGCGGCACACATTTTATCCCAACCCCACACCCTACTTCACCTTTTCCCAtgacccctccccactctgcttgCCTGGTCAGCACCTGTCCTCTGCCCCAAGCCTGTCCACCTGTGTGTCAGCTCTGCCAATTCCCCCCACCTGCAACCCCGGTCACCTTGTCCTGTTATTTCTGTAGCTTGTGTGGACTTCTCTGGTTTTAGGTACCCACAGTGATGTAACCACAGTTCGTCATCTGCCGCCCATCGGTCTTTGAGAGCCTTAAAGGCAGGGTTCCCTGCGCTCAGAACAGAGCCATATGCAGGCAGTTGCTGCCAAGGCACCAGTACGTGGAGAGGAGCCACCAGATCCAAGCCTAGAGCTCCCTCCGAGGTTATTACCTGGAGGCCAAGGAGTGATACTTCTGGAAGACAAGACAGAAGGGTTAGGGCATGGGGGAAGCTCTTGGAACTGCAGGCCTCGGCATGGGAGACACTCCCTTGTCCACTCACCCGGATGAACTCGTGGTGACTCTCGTTACTGAACTGCTCCAGGACGCGCTCGGCCTGGACCAGCCGCTTCTGAGTGCCCTGGGCCTGCTCTAGCTGCATGTCCAGGGAGGCCACGAGGCCGCGGGTATGACCTTCCAACCCCTCCAGGCAGCGGGCCTTCTCCTCATCCACCAGGTGGTGCAGCTCCTGGAACTCGCGACGAATCACCCAGCTGAAGATGTCCGATTCATTCTGCGACAAAGAGGAGCTGGTCAAAGCTGGAGCCTCCGCCAGAACTGCCGGCTATGGCTGGCATCGGCGTCCCTAGGCCAGGGCAGCTGAGGccttcctgggcctccagctGCAGCTGCTTCTCGGAGTGGAGCCGCAGGGCTCACTCCTGCCCTGCGTTCGCACTGTGCCTGGGCCTCCCATGTGTGGCCGGGGGAGGGcaacagaggtggggagggggggaggactGGCGTGGGCTCCCCTTTCAAACATACTGGCTCTGCTCACATCTACCCTAACTACTGCACGTGCAAAGCAGTTCAGCTTCAGTACAGGATCCACAACTGAGAAAAGTCCGCGAGGCTCTGGGACAGCAGACTTTAGACAGCCGGATTCCGTGTGAGACCCTGAGTCCAGCCTCCACTGGGCCACCTCTGAGGTGGGGTGGTTAACCAAGAAGACTCAGGGGACACTGGCCTTCTGCTCCTGTTTCACAACTGCCAGAAGAGCTGGGGCTCCACACGCCCCTGGACTGTGTGGatggaactttctggaatgtGTCCTGCATAGCTGGCCACCACCCGCCAATCTGCGCTTACGCCCAGGCGGGAAGAAGAATGTTGTTTGTGAGACTCGTGCTGCACAAGTGACCTTGGGAACCTGATTAGTGGACATTAGCTGGCTGTCGGGTCAGAAGTGGCCCTTCTGGTCTGGACACAAGAGCTGTAAATCCTGCCTACGTCCCCTCCGGGCTGGCGCCCTGGACGGAATCTGGGAGAAGCGGCAAGCGCACCCAGCGGGCAGAGACATGTGCACACAGGAATGCAGCTCGCTCCAAACCGCACGTTGGTGAACAAACGTTTAACTTCAGTTGCCCTATAAATACAGCCCTTACGGGTATGGTCAGTTGGAAATCTCACCTGCCTGCGGGTAGGATGCTCGGCCCAGGCTGCTCTATCAGGACTCCAGCCTGGCTATCTCCATGGGGCCTCCCCAGCAAATGAGGCTGGATGATTTAAGCGCCCAGTGTAACGCTGTCTGATTCTCCTTTACGATGACTATGCCCTCATCAATGCgcaatttcccttttctttctgtttctactaGATTTTTATACTCCCAGTAAAgtgccttttctctttcaaaactgaGAGCATAGCGCTGTGAATCTTCTTCAGAACACTTCCCAGCCCCAGTGTGCCTGTCACCCGGGAAAAGCAGAAAACCACCAAGCCATTCCACACCTCTGCTCCGAGGTACTGGGCAGGCACCACACACACCATCAAGGTCAGACAGACACTGAGGGCACGAGAGTCATGCCCACACTTCGAGCTGTTTACCTCTAGGACGTAGGTTCTTGTTATCTCATTCCCAAGGACACGAGGGACACGGCCAACTTGGACAGAGTCCTAACAACTGAGCTCATTCCCCCGAGGGCACTTGCCCTTTTCCCCACTCTGCCCTGGAAGGCTCTGAACCCCGGCTTTGCAGGAAAGCATGGACTTCTGGGAAGATCGAAGAGAACTGAGCTCCGCAGGAGAGGGAAGGCGGCCAGCCCCCGGGGAAGGGTGCAGGGAAAGGCACTCACGACAATGCGGGTCCGGTTGTTGCCCAGCTTGGCAATATGCTCGTCCACCTTCTTCTGCTCCTGCTTCAGGTCGGAGATGAGAGCCGCCAGCTCCTCCTGCAGGCGACACACCGTGGCCTGGTGAGCGACGCCCCCCTTCAGCTTCTCAGCTCTTTGGGGCGAGCCCCGGCTTCACCCTTCCAGGGAGCATCCCAGTGGCTGTAGGCACTCCCAGTGGAACCAGGGAAAGAGCTACCCGAGCACTCTTGACTCCAAAACAAGTTAGGATTATTCAAGAATGTTCTACACTGAGGGCAGGGATTACCCAGACAGAAAAGGATCTCCAGATCATCCCTCCTCGGGACACGGCGATGGCTGCTCAACACCGTCCACCTAGAAGGCACCACACAGCATCCAAAAGGGGCGATGACCCGCCTGAAGCCGATGCTCCCTGAATGCTATGCTGGCCACCAACCCAACTCCTGGTCCCCCGGAGATCAACAGTCAATAGGCATGTGATCAAGATAACACCAAAAGTTGGCCCCAAGGGAGGCAAGTCATGCATATGGTTGCCCAGCTTGTACATGGGGATTCCCCACGCCCTATAATGACCTGAACTCTTCCTTGGAAGACTTGGGCCCTGCCTGGATTTGGGGCCTCCCCCGGCTGAAGTAAACTCACTTCTCCTGGGCTTCCCTGGCGTCAAATCTAAGAGTCTTAAGGGTTCGACCAGGACCACCCAGACCCCCATTCAGCTGCACTACTTAAAGGGAACCCTGCTGGTCTGTGCCCATGGAACGTACACCGTCTCTGGCTTAGATAGTTCCAAGCAGAAATCAGCggcaagaggggcacctggctggctgagttggaagaacatgtgactcttgatctcttggTTGTGAGTCCAGggcccacactgggtgcagacattatttaaaaataaatagaaagaaagaaagagagaggggggagggagagagggaggaagcgggAGGGAGGGATGGACGGACAAACCAGCTACAAAATCCTTTCAGGAAAAGACCTGAATAAAGAATAAAGCCAGGGgacacctgagaggctcagtgggttgagtctctgccttcggctcaggtcatgatctcagggtcctgggatcaagccccacatcgggctccctgctcagtgaggagcctgctttcccctctccctctgccgctccccctgcttgtgggctcctgctctctgtcaaataaataaataaataaaatctttaaaaaagaagaagaagaacgcCAGTGTAGGGTAAATGGACCCAGGGTCTTGCTCTGGATAATGAGGCATCAGATCTCACAGCAGCCCGGGGACAGAATTCCAGTGGTAATTctcctgaggcacagagagatgagattagttctttttgtctttgccCATCAAACTGGGTCACCGGGAGaagaaacagaatcatacaaATAAACCACCTCAAGATCTCAGTCAACAGGAGGAAAACAGGAACGTAGGAAAGGAATCCAGTACGGAACACAATTTTGTTGCATCACAAGATCACAAACACCCACATCTAAAACCAGGACCCAAGCAGTCCCAGGCTCCAGGCCAGAAATGATGAAGCTCCTGTGTGTTTCCCTCCTCCCAGGGCTAGTAAGACACGGGCTCGGGGTCACTGCACTGCATGTTGGCTTCCACCTCTCACACTCCTCTAAAACTACTCTTGCCAAGATAAGCAATCATTCCTGCTAAATCTAACAGACTCTTTCCAGTCCTCAGCAGGCATTTCACACAAGTGATCTTGTTCTCATTAAATGCTCTGTTCTGATTTCCAGGAAGCTAGAGTCAGCCATGTTCCTACTCTCTGTTGATTCTTTCTGCCCCTTTTGGGGTGCTCTCCTtacctgaatcttttttttttttaagattttatttatttatttgatagatcacaagtaggcagagaggcaggcagagagaaaggaggaagcaggctccccgtggagctcCCCAGGCTGTGAGCTCCCCCAGGGTGGGCCAAACCTCTTGCCCACCATCATACCACGGGCTCTAGCACAACACTGAGCACACGTTAGATGCCACGTAAACCTCTATGGGCAACAGGGGCTGCTGGATGGCTGCGCTGGCCCTGTGCGTGTTTCATACTTGTCTTCCAGGACTGGAGAAGCAATCAAAGGCTCCCCCGGGCGCTCAGCCAGGAACCCCTGGAACTCTGCCTTCAGATCTCCAGGCTCTTTCGTTCTTCTGCCCCATCGCCTGTATGCTGTCATTCCCGACCTTTACTCTCCCGCCCTCCCACCGCGCAGATGCCCTCCAGCAGCTCACTTCCAAgactccttcctgccctcctttGATCTGCTGGCAACGGAAAGAAAACTAGCCACAGTTTGAGTCCACACTCTGCCACTGACAAGCTGTAGGACCTTACCTTCTCCGAGCcgctttcctcatctgtaacatacaatgataccTCCACCCCCTTCATAAATCTTAAATCAACGTATTTACCTAAGAcggtatcatcatcatcattcatCTTAAATGATGACCTGCTAGATCTGAGGCGAAAGTCCACAAGGACAGGAATCCACTCTATCTTCAAATATGCTTTAAGATTTTGCTACCTGCTAGGCATGGTGCTAGACATGAAAATACctgaggaggggcgcctgagtggctcagtcagttaggcagctgccttccgctcagatcatgaccccagggtcctgggttcaagccccatactgggctccctgctcggcaggaagcctgcttctccctctcccactcctcctgcttgtgcttcccctcttgctgtgtctctgtcaaataaataaataaaatcttttttaaaaaaagaaaaaaggggcgcctgagtggctcagtgggttaaagcctctgccttcagctccaccatggtcccagggtcctgggatcaagccccgcatcaggctctccgctcagtggggagcctcattcctcctctctctctctctgcctgcctctctgcctacttgggatctctgtcaaataaattttttaaaatcttaaaaaaaaaaaaaaggaagaaagaaaaagaaaaaacctgaggaaacaaaacaaagcacttgTCCTCATGTGTCTTCTGGGGAGCACTCAAAATATGCATGAGATCTACCAGGAAAAACTGAGCAAGGGAAGGGGCTAGCACTTGACAGGGGACTCTCATGCAGGCCAGGAGTCCCCAGCACCTGGAGGCTGGAGCAGCTGCTCTGAACACGATGGAGGATGGATGCTCTATGAGTTCTGCTCCAGCAGAAGGCTGGAGGGAACTGGCATCTTGGCCCGGGACCTTTCTGTGCCAGGCAATGGTTCCAGAGAGGGCAGCAGCTGGACTCAGTGTGTCCCTGGACCGCCAGCACCTGCCGCCCTCCCCcgctcccagcagcctcaccaccCACCTTCATGCGGCTGTAGACTGTGGAGACAGGTGTGACACGGTGATGCTGGTGGGAGCCCAGCAGGCCACAGAGGCCACAGATGAGCTCCTGGTCCCTCTCACAGAAGAGGCTGAGCGGGTTCCGGTGGTGTTCACAGACCCTGGGCTCTGGGTCCCCAGGGAACTGTAAGGCTTCAATCACCCGAGCCAGGGACACGTTGGGCGGGGGGCTGCTGCTATCCACCTCCTGTCGGCACACCGGGCAGCGGAGCTCTGAGTCCAGGTGGCGGGACAGGGACACCAGGCAGTCCTTGCAGTAGGAGTGGCCACACTGCAGCATCATGGGCTCCTTGAAGACCTCCAGGCAGATGGGGCACTGAAGGCGGTCCTCCAGCTCGGGCACACTCACCTGTCCCGCCATCCACCGTGCCCGGCTAGAAGAGAGGGCAGCTTTCTcagcctgctccctccaccccctgggGCCCCATCTCCGGGCAAGTTCCACTGGAAATTCGACTGCCACAGGCGCTCCAGTCCTGGATTCCAAACCCCTATGACTgggtctgttttctgtctctaaagCAAAGAGCTTAATTAGGGGAAACTCACTTGGAAATACAGGATTCTACATTTTTCACCCAGATTTGGAAGTAAACACAAAAAGGGCTGTCTTCAAGGTCATCTGGAGTGACACCAACAACATGCCCTCCAGCTACACAGACCCAGAAATGGACAGCAAAAACAAGCCAAGCTCCTTCCCACATTCTAGATCAGTTCTCAAACTGGAGAGCAGCTGTTGGAAGCGCAGTTAAGAGAGACTCCTGAGTCGCCCCTTCACATACTTCCAGTGAGCCCCCGAAATCTGCATTTATAGCAAACACGCCCCAGGTCATTCTAAAGCAGGGACTGCGGTCTTAGTCACGCTGTTCTGGAGAACCCGAGACCCCGCGAAAGCTGACTGGCACTGAGGGTAGAGAAGCGTTAAGGCAGAAGCCGGCGGCAGACCTAGGGAGACCCCCACAAGGCACTACCTGCTTCTCGGAATCCGTGGAGAAGTCCCCCAGATCTGCCCGGTTTGTTTCTTCTGGTGCGGATGGGGCAGAGGCACTAAAGAGTTATAGGAACTGGAGCTGAACACCTGCTCCACCCTgagtctctgctcctttcctccccttctttcccagCAACACCCCTGCGTCCTCAAGGTCACTCAGAATCAGGTGGACGCCGGACCACATCACGGGACTTGGGAAGCAGCCTCCTTTTGGCCAGCAACACTGATAATTCCAACATGTAGGTGCTCACCTTGGCCACGGTTTGAGGAAGGGGGGAGACTGAGTGGGCCCCCAGCCATACCTTACAGACCCCAAACAGGAGTGGACCCATGCTTTGGCACGATTCTTTCTGAATCTGTTTTTGAgggtatttttatatactttttgagACGGAAGCTCTATAAAGGGCGTAAATCTTAACCACATGCTTAATGTACACATTACAATGTATACTCACCCTCAACATCAACATACAAATGCTTCCAGCACCCACAAGGCACTTTATGTGCTCCCCAGTCAGAACCCAGGATAGCTACTAACCTGATTCTTATCCTCACAGATTAGCATAGCCTGGTtgtgaatttcaaataaacagaattaCCCAGTATGTGTTTCCTTTACTCAATTCCTTGCTCAATATTACTGAATTACCAACTTTTTgtataaaatctttcaaagatttagaaatttgatgacatttctttaaaaaaaaatcagtaaatattatAGCCTTAACATACTATGCAAAGCGTGGGACTGTGGTAAAAATTACTGATTGGGGAAAAAGGTGGGAATGAGTCTCTCAGAGCATTAAGAAACAAGAGCTCTGGGATGCCTCGGTGGTTCACTTaattaaagcccctgcctttggctaaggtcatgatcccagagtcctgggatcaagtcccacataggactCCTTTACGAGCAGagaaccagcttctccctctgcctgctgttccccctgcctgaatattctctctctctgacaaataaacaaacaaataaataaataaaatcttaagaaaaaaaaaagaaaaagaaacaagagccataagggtgcctacgtggctcattcggttaagcctctgactcttagtTTTTAGTTACATCAAGATCTcacgggtcctgggatcaagcgtaTGTGCGTTGGGctcacattcagcagggagtctgcctggggattctccccctctgcccctccccacacttgtatgcattctctctaaaaataaatcaatcttgtttgtattttttttttaagattttatttgtcagagaaagtgtgcacaagcaaggggactggcagacagggggagaagcaggatccccgctgagcaaggagcccagtgcaagacacagtctctggaccctgggatcatgacctgatgaaggaagacacttaaccgacagtCACCCAAACATTtcaataaatcaatctttaaaaagaaagtggggcgcctgggtggctcagtagtttgagcctctgcctttggctccggttgtGGTCTccgggtcttgggattgagccctgcatctggctctctgctcagcagggagcctgcttcccccatctgcctgcctctatccctacttgtgatctctgccagatgaatgaataaaatctttaaaaaaaaaaaagaaagaaagaaagaaagaggagtacatgggtggctcaattgtcTTTAagcatcttcagctcaggtcatgatcacagggacttgggattgagccccatgtcgcaCCCAGGAGTGGGGGCCTACTTATTCCTTTACATATTCCCCTCTGCCCATATCATGTGCACACAaggtctctttttctctcttaaatgaataaaatataaaatataaaaaaaaccaGTTTGgatgaataaaaaggaaggaaggaagaagagctcTAGACCTGCAGGAACAACCGCCATAGGCCTAAGCATTCCTGTCTGCCCGCGGGCGCAGTCTCAGTCCATGACAAGCAAGTCCAAGGTCCGGCACAGGCATGCAGAAAGctgatttattaatttaacagatatttattgagcacctattatgtaccAAACACCAACCTGAGCACTAGGGAGACGTCAGAGAACAAGACCAAAGAGGTTTCTGTCCTTTCAGAATCTGTAATATTACGGTAGTAAGAGTGGAACAGGATCACAAATAAGACAACATCACAGTATCGGATGCTAGGCCGAAGTAAACGGTGCAGTGAACAAAAAGGGTAGGAGGTAATGGGTTGAGAGACACTTAGAAAGGGGCAGGGCAGTGTCTTTGAGGATGGATGGCTGAGCTGAGGCCTGAAGGATTCAAAGATGCCAGCTACTGAGAAGACGACAAGAGGGCAGACCAGGCAAGGGGCAGTAAATGCAAAGCCTCCAAGGCTAAAAAGAGTTCAGTATGTATAAGCTCCCCTAGAGAGGAGACCTGAGGAGCGGGACCACAGTGAGAGGGAACGCCAGGAGAGGGGGTCAGCGGGGTGGCCAAAGATGGCCCCATAGAGGAGGGCGAAGGTTTCGATTTAATTTcaagggcaggggcacctgggcagctcagtcagttaactgactctccatctcagctcaggccttgatctcagggtcatgaatttgagccctgcattgaggcCCAGGGTGAAGCctacttaaattaaaataataataataataataatagtaatcatAAATATCAAGGGCAGTGAGAGCCACTGGAGGACTTTAAAGCAAGGAAATATCATCTGACGTGTATTTTTAAACCAGCACTCTGGCCACTGCATAGATACACAGTAGCTTTAGCACCTGGGTGGGAAGATAGTGAAGCCTGATACATAAAATTTTGATCAAGGTGAAACAGTAGGTTGgaaaatctagagtcagacacCTGAGGACAACCAGGTGGGGCAACTGACTTCAGCCCTGGTCTGAAGACCTCAGCAAGCAGAATCACCTGGCGTGCTTGTGAAAACACAAGCTTCTGACTTCTGGCCCGATTTCCTGATTCGGGAGCACAGGGGTGGGCTCAAGAATTTGCATTTGTAACAAGTTTCCCGACAACCCTGGTGCTGTCTGACAACTACACTTCAAGAACCACTGAAAAAGGCAACTGGGCACAGGAGCCCTGTGCTCTGGTGCTCGGGGGAGGCTCTAGGCTGGGCCGGTATATGCTACCTGTTTAAGTACATCCCATACTTAAACTTGTGGGAATGGCTAGGATCTCTCTGGGGTTAAGAACAGAGAAGGGCAAGCTTCTGAAAACAAAGCCTGGAGATAGCTACTGTGTAGAGAGATCAGGAAGAAGAGCGTGATTGAAAAGATACAGCTGGTAAGGTAAGAGATACAGTCACCAGGAAGCAGGTGCATATGACCCCTTAACAGTAGGAAACTTTTCGGACTCCCTACTAGCAGGgaactggatggctcagctggttaagggcccaacttctgatttcagctcaggtcagagtcTCCGGGTCCTGAGACCTGCACTGGGTtccgtgctcagtggagagtggCCGGaggattctcactctccctctgcacctccccatctttttctaaaaataaagaaatgttttttaaatttaaaaaaaaaaaaaaacagcagagaCCTTTCCTGGGCGAGAGTCAGGAAGGCATGAAGAGTCGTCAAGAGGATTCAGAGCATGAGAAGAGACAGCACGCTGCTGCTAACTGACCTGTAGGGAGCCCAGGGTCAAGGGCAGGAGAACTGGCCTCTAGGAGCTAAATGT includes:
- the TRIM50 gene encoding E3 ubiquitin-protein ligase TRIM50, yielding MAGQVSVPELEDRLQCPICLEVFKEPMMLQCGHSYCKDCLVSLSRHLDSELRCPVCRQEVDSSSPPPNVSLARVIEALQFPGDPEPRVCEHHRNPLSLFCERDQELICGLCGLLGSHQHHRVTPVSTVYSRMKEELAALISDLKQEQKKVDEHIAKLGNNRTRIVNESDIFSWVIRREFQELHHLVDEEKARCLEGLEGHTRGLVASLDMQLEQAQGTQKRLVQAERVLEQFSNESHHEFIRKYHSLASSAELQQARPLEGTFSPISFKPGLHQADIKLTVWKRLFRKVLPAPESLKLDPATAHPLLELSKGNTVVQCGLLAQRRASQPERFDYSTCVLASRGFSWGRHYWEVVVGNKSDWRLGVIKGTASRKGKLSKSPENGVWLIGLKEGRVYEAFSCPRVPLPVAGHPHRIGVYLHYERGELTFFDADRPDDLRLLYTFQADFQGKLYPILDTCWHERGSNTLPMVLSPPSGPAHLSPLQPTKL